The Buttiauxella selenatireducens genome has a window encoding:
- the evgA gene encoding acid-sensing system DNA-binding response regulator EvgA yields MNAIIVDDHPLARIAIRNLLDTNGITVITELDSGEHAVQTTERLKPDLLIIDVDIPCISGIEVLEQLRKRHFAGFIIIISAKNELFYGKRSAECGANGFVSKKEGMNNILAAIDAAKNGYSYFPFSLERFIGTSITEQDKLDTLSTQEMKVLRYILNGIDYTTIARKMNISNKTVSTYKTRLMEKLDCSSLMELYDYAQRNKIG; encoded by the coding sequence ATGAACGCGATAATCGTTGACGATCATCCATTGGCGCGGATCGCCATTCGCAATTTACTCGATACTAATGGCATCACCGTCATCACTGAGCTCGATAGCGGCGAACATGCGGTGCAAACCACGGAGAGGCTCAAACCGGATCTGCTGATAATCGATGTTGATATCCCCTGCATTAGCGGCATTGAGGTGCTGGAACAATTACGCAAACGCCATTTCGCGGGCTTTATCATTATCATCTCGGCCAAAAACGAACTGTTTTATGGTAAGCGTAGCGCAGAGTGTGGCGCGAATGGGTTTGTCAGTAAAAAAGAGGGGATGAACAATATTCTCGCTGCCATCGACGCGGCAAAGAATGGTTATAGCTATTTCCCTTTCTCTCTTGAACGCTTTATTGGTACGAGCATTACTGAGCAAGACAAACTGGATACGTTATCGACCCAGGAAATGAAGGTGCTGCGTTATATTCTCAATGGCATTGATTACACCACCATCGCCAGAAAAATGAATATCAGTAATAAAACGGTGAGCACCTATAAAACTCGCTTAATGGAAAAACTAGATTGCTCCTCATTGATGGAACTCTACGATTATGCGCAAAGAAATAAAATAGGGTAA